In Solanum lycopersicum chromosome 5, SLM_r2.1, the following are encoded in one genomic region:
- the LOC101266509 gene encoding uncharacterized protein isoform X2 codes for MPHDRHWAPFHAVMATPLLVAFELLLCIHLDSAYAVSLKIVFFPLLALEIAILVDNVRMCRALMPGDEESMSDEAIWETLPHFWVAIAMVFFIAATAFTLLKICGDVAALGWWDLFINYGVAECFAFLICTKWYNPAIHRQSSLRTPSSSITSSSITSMRYLTRNSGFLASVDEDDQHSGICSLQDIGGHVMKIPLICFQILLFMRLAGTPPSAAFIPIPVLFIPLFLLQGAGLLFSVYRLVETVILLVDGERGVRSYFRMSSVIRDSFSCMRHGSRLLGWWSIDEDSREEQARLYYAETETSGYNTFSPDTVKQMPKAKLTEEIWRLQAALCEQSDFTQSKQEEFERLQNEKILCRICFEEHINILLLPCRHHILCSTCCDKCKRCPICRMFIEERLLVNDV; via the exons ATGCCTCATGATCGACAT TGGGCACCATTTCATGCTGTCATGGCGACACCGCTGCTTGTTGCTTTTGAACTACTTCTTTGTATCCATCTCGACAGCGCCTATG CTGTAAGTTTGAAGATTGTGTTCTTTCCCCTGCTTGCACTTGAAATTGCTATCTTGGTTGATAATGTTAG AATGTGCAGGGCGCTGATGCCTGGAGATGAAGAAAGCATGAGTGATGAGGCTATATGGGAGACCCTTCCT CACTTCTGGGTTGCAATCGCTATGGTCTTCTTCATAGCAGCAACAGCATTTACTCTTCTGAAGATTTGCG GAGATGTTGCTGCTCTTGGGTGGTGGGATTTATTCATTAACTACGG TGTCGCAGAATGCTTTGCCTTTCTTATCTGCACAAAATGGTACAACCCTGCAATCCACAGACAGTCAAGTCTGCGTACACCCAGCTCTTCTATAACAAGTTCTTCTATAACAAGCATGAGATATCTTACCCGGAACAGTGGATTTCTTGCATCTGTGGATGAAGATGATCAGCATAGTGGAATATGCAGTTTGCAGGACATTGGTGGTCATGTGATGAAAATTCCTCTTATTTGTTTCCAGATATTGCTTTTTATGCGCTTAGCG GGGACCCCACCAAGTGCTGCATTTATCCCAATTCCTGTTCTGTTTATTCCTCTTTTCCTACTTCAAGGAGCTGGTCTTTTATTCTCTGTTTATAGACTTGTGGAGACGGTTATTCTTCTGGTAGATGGTGAACGTGGTGTTAGAAGCTATTTTAGGATGTCTTCTGTTATTCGTGATTCTTTCAGTTGCATGCGTCATGGGTCAAG GTTGTTAGGTTGGTGGTCAATTGATGAAGATAGCCGAGAGGAACAAGCTCGTCTATATTATGCAGAGACAGAGACATCTGG GTACAATACTTTCTCACCTGATACTGTAAAGCAAATGCCTAAGGCGAAGCTTACTGAAGAG ATATGGAGATTACAAGCAGCACTTTGTGAGCAATCAGATTTCACACAGTCAAAACAGGAGGAGTTCGAAAGACTTCAAAAT GAAAAAATTCTATGTAGAATTTGCTTCGAGGAACATATAAATATTCTCCTCCTTCCTTGTAGGCATCACATCCTCTGCAG TACCTGTTGTGACAAGTGCAAGAGGTGCCCTATCTGCCGTATGTTTATAGAAGAACGTTTACTTGTAAATGATGTGTAG
- the LOC101266509 gene encoding uncharacterized protein isoform X1 — MGGRKILKSLQAVVAHGLLFCFTLLLVLKLDRAIHNSWWVVFVPLWLFHVVVARGRFSLPAPSMPHDRHWAPFHAVMATPLLVAFELLLCIHLDSAYAVSLKIVFFPLLALEIAILVDNVRMCRALMPGDEESMSDEAIWETLPHFWVAIAMVFFIAATAFTLLKICGDVAALGWWDLFINYGVAECFAFLICTKWYNPAIHRQSSLRTPSSSITSSSITSMRYLTRNSGFLASVDEDDQHSGICSLQDIGGHVMKIPLICFQILLFMRLAGTPPSAAFIPIPVLFIPLFLLQGAGLLFSVYRLVETVILLVDGERGVRSYFRMSSVIRDSFSCMRHGSRLLGWWSIDEDSREEQARLYYAETETSGYNTFSPDTVKQMPKAKLTEEIWRLQAALCEQSDFTQSKQEEFERLQNEKILCRICFEEHINILLLPCRHHILCSTCCDKCKRCPICRMFIEERLLVNDV, encoded by the exons ATGGGTGGAAGGAAAATCTTGAAGTCTTTACAAGCAGTGGTAGCTCATGGATTGCTGTTTTGTTTCACTCTGCTTCTTGTTCTCAAGCTTGATCGAGCCATTCATAATTCTTGGTG GGTTGTTTTCGTTCCACTTTGGTTGTTTCATGTGGTTGTAGCAAGGGGTAGATTCTCATTACCTGCTCCATCAATGCCTCATGATCGACAT TGGGCACCATTTCATGCTGTCATGGCGACACCGCTGCTTGTTGCTTTTGAACTACTTCTTTGTATCCATCTCGACAGCGCCTATG CTGTAAGTTTGAAGATTGTGTTCTTTCCCCTGCTTGCACTTGAAATTGCTATCTTGGTTGATAATGTTAG AATGTGCAGGGCGCTGATGCCTGGAGATGAAGAAAGCATGAGTGATGAGGCTATATGGGAGACCCTTCCT CACTTCTGGGTTGCAATCGCTATGGTCTTCTTCATAGCAGCAACAGCATTTACTCTTCTGAAGATTTGCG GAGATGTTGCTGCTCTTGGGTGGTGGGATTTATTCATTAACTACGG TGTCGCAGAATGCTTTGCCTTTCTTATCTGCACAAAATGGTACAACCCTGCAATCCACAGACAGTCAAGTCTGCGTACACCCAGCTCTTCTATAACAAGTTCTTCTATAACAAGCATGAGATATCTTACCCGGAACAGTGGATTTCTTGCATCTGTGGATGAAGATGATCAGCATAGTGGAATATGCAGTTTGCAGGACATTGGTGGTCATGTGATGAAAATTCCTCTTATTTGTTTCCAGATATTGCTTTTTATGCGCTTAGCG GGGACCCCACCAAGTGCTGCATTTATCCCAATTCCTGTTCTGTTTATTCCTCTTTTCCTACTTCAAGGAGCTGGTCTTTTATTCTCTGTTTATAGACTTGTGGAGACGGTTATTCTTCTGGTAGATGGTGAACGTGGTGTTAGAAGCTATTTTAGGATGTCTTCTGTTATTCGTGATTCTTTCAGTTGCATGCGTCATGGGTCAAG GTTGTTAGGTTGGTGGTCAATTGATGAAGATAGCCGAGAGGAACAAGCTCGTCTATATTATGCAGAGACAGAGACATCTGG GTACAATACTTTCTCACCTGATACTGTAAAGCAAATGCCTAAGGCGAAGCTTACTGAAGAG ATATGGAGATTACAAGCAGCACTTTGTGAGCAATCAGATTTCACACAGTCAAAACAGGAGGAGTTCGAAAGACTTCAAAAT GAAAAAATTCTATGTAGAATTTGCTTCGAGGAACATATAAATATTCTCCTCCTTCCTTGTAGGCATCACATCCTCTGCAG TACCTGTTGTGACAAGTGCAAGAGGTGCCCTATCTGCCGTATGTTTATAGAAGAACGTTTACTTGTAAATGATGTGTAG